The following is a genomic window from Staphylococcus saccharolyticus.
AAATTAAAGTAGAAATGAGCCATGTGACAATGAACAGGACAACTAAAATATAGCCTAAATAATCAAATTGCATCGATTGAATAAAGTTCTAGAAGCTACCTTTAAACTCAAATTTTTCAGATATGATTTGAAGTAATTCAATCACTCCAATGACTAGAGCTGCAATAACTGAAATTGCAGTGATTGTAATATTGTAGTAAATCTTACGAATAGGATTAAAAAAAGCCCAATTGTAAGCTGATTTCATCACGATACCATCTAAAGTATCCAACAAGCTCATACCAGAAGCGAATAAAATAGGTAATGATATAATATACCAATGAACGAAATCGCTTGCTGAGAAGCGCCAGATGATAATGTGAGTAAGGCAATTTCACTTGCTGTATCAAAACCTAAACCGAATAAAAATCCTAAAGGTAAGACATGCCAACTTTTATTGACGATTTTAAAGTACGGTCCGACAAATCTTGAGACAAACCCACGTGCTACTAAAAGATTGTCAATCTCTTGCTCGCTTATAGATTGATGACGCAATTTGGCAAAAAGTTTAATGAGTGAGACTAAAATGATTAAATTAAGTACACCAATTAATACTAGAAAGAATCCAGATACAAGCGTTCCAATAGTTCCTCCAATGTCTTGAAAATGTGGCAGTTCACTTTTCGCCCATTTAACAGAAACACCAAGTAATACTGCCATTAAGAATACTACAGTCGAATGTCCAATTGAAAAATAAAAGCCTACCCCGACCGGCTCACGACGTTGTTGTAATAATTTACGAACGGTAGTATTATCTATTGCAGCGATGTGATCTGCATCAAATGCATGTCTAAGCCCAAGTGTATAGGCAAGAATTCCCATGCCAAATAGAATATGATGATTTTTTCCAGATATCCATAAAAAACTAAAACCAATGATGTGTAATAATGCTACAATGCCAATGTACGGCAATCAACTTAATTTACGATGTTGTTTGTGATGCACAAGTATAACCTACTTTCTTATATAATTATTCATCTTACGTCAATTGTTAGAAAAAGCGAATATTTGTAAGGAAAGGTGACAATAGTGTTGTATAAAAAATAAATAATGTACGATACAAACTTCAAAAATTTAAAATATGTTAACTATATTGAAGCGTGTTAAAATAAAAAAGTAATGAAATGAATGAAAGGAATGATTGTTTTGACTGAAGAAAAAGGGTGTGTCAAATGCGATCATACAGAAATTGAAAAGGGAACATTATCGGCAACTGGCTCAGGATTATCAAAGATGTTTGATATACAACATAATCATTTTGTTACAATCTACATGCACTAAATGCGGTTATACAGAGTTTTACAAACAAAGTAAAAATCGTACAAGTGATTTTATTGATTTATTTTTCGGTGGGTAATGATTGTACCACAGTTGAAAATAATGTACATTTCTAAATACACACTTAAAAGCTTTAATAAAGTAAAGCACAGTGCACAAACAGATTTGTGTGAATCGTTTTATTTTATTAGTAGAATTGATTACGGAACTTTTAATGAGCTGAAATAAGGCTTATTTTTTAATGACTAATAATGAGAGAGGGTTAATAATGTCTTCGGAGTATAAAAAAGGAATATTTTTAGCTTTAAGTGCATATATACTATGGGGCATTCTGCCTATATATTGGCATTTAATTGACGAAATAGGCGCTTTTGAAATTTTAGCATTTCGTATTATTTTTTCAGTTATATTTATGATTTTTGTGCTTATCATAGGTAAAAATCAAAGAAATGCCTTCTTTAGAGATATCAATCAAATAGTGTCGCACCCTATTCAGCTTATAGCTATCATAGTTGCGGGCTATGTTATTACAGTAAATTGGGGGACGTTCATTTGGGCCGTATCTAATGGTCACGTACTACAATCTAGCCTAGGTTACTACATTAACCCGCTAGTGAGTATCGTCTTGGCACTCATATTTTTAAAAGAAAGATTTAATAAATTTGAATGGTTAGCCATCATCTTTGCATTAATAGGCGTGCTTTATATGACAATAAAAATTGGGGAGTTTCCATATGTTTCACTAATATTAGCATTTTCTTTTGGAATTTATGGACTACTTAAAAAGATCGTACATATCGATGCCATCAGTAGTATCACAATCGAATGTGTAGTCACGGCACCAGCAGGACTCATTTATGTGATTTATTTATGGCAACAGCATCACATAACATTTGGATTAAATATGTCATCATTTTGGCTTCTTTTTTCAGGTGCGATTACCGCAATACCATTGATTTTATTCTCAGCAGGTGCAAAGCGAATTCCGTTATCACTCACTGGATTCATTCAATATGTAGGTCCAACAATTATGTTTGTATTAGGTATTTTTGTCTTTAAAGAGCAATTTAACGTTGATCAATTCATTACTTTTATTTTCATATGGATAGGTATTATTTTATATAGCATTTCTCAATATATTAATATTAAGAAAAATCCAATTTTTAAATAATAAATCAAACACACCTTCACATGTTTTGACGTGCACGCCATTAAGTTAGATGATCGTGAGTCCGATTTTTGGGGTGTACATCATTTAAATATAGTGAAGGTGTGTTTGATAATTTCATATATCTACTAAACAATAATTGATTAGTAAAATATAAACTAGGAGTGATAGGGACTTTGATTTCATTAACCTCTTTAAGCCATAATTGTAAATCATTGTAGTAATCAGAACTCATAGATAAATCGTTTGTAAAACATTGAGCTGTTGCTTTGATTGTGTCTTTATTTAATTGGTTTGTAACATCTGTTTGAGTAAACATAGAATAGATATCAATCGCATCTTCTAAATGATGATTGATGTAATGAGTAGCTTTTTGAGTAACTTTAATCAATCTTTTGAGTTTGCTTTCATAAGTAGCTAGCTTCTCAGGTGTTGTAATAAAAATAAGCTGACAGAAATCTGGAACATTATAGTTTTTTAATGAAAAATAATCTACGTTGAGTCCTTGACTTTTTGCTTCGAGAATTTCAAAGTTTTCAAAAACAAGTGTTGCTGCATCAGCTTTATCATTTAAAAGTGCATCGGTATGGTAAAAGCTGTTATTGACTGGTGTAAGATAACCTTTCTTAAAAGTGCCGCCGTCAGCTTCAATCATTGTTTTTGCAATGGCAGTACCATCTGGACCAGGCGCGCCAGGGTATTGAAGCCGTTTGCCAATTAAATCTTTAGGTCGT
Proteins encoded in this region:
- the rarD gene encoding EamA family transporter RarD produces the protein MSSEYKKGIFLALSAYILWGILPIYWHLIDEIGAFEILAFRIIFSVIFMIFVLIIGKNQRNAFFRDINQIVSHPIQLIAIIVAGYVITVNWGTFIWAVSNGHVLQSSLGYYINPLVSIVLALIFLKERFNKFEWLAIIFALIGVLYMTIKIGEFPYVSLILAFSFGIYGLLKKIVHIDAISSITIECVVTAPAGLIYVIYLWQQHHITFGLNMSSFWLLFSGAITAIPLILFSAGAKRIPLSLTGFIQYVGPTIMFVLGIFVFKEQFNVDQFITFIFIWIGIILYSISQYINIKKNPIFK